A region of Nostoc sp. 'Peltigera membranacea cyanobiont' N6 DNA encodes the following proteins:
- a CDS encoding DNA cytosine methyltransferase, with amino-acid sequence MSDRPCIFSFFAGSGFLDLGFESSGFNIVYVNEIFSPFMAAYRYSRQILNLPLPEYGYYDGEAGDVTQLIEGLQIQHLCELVQDCRKSNNIVGFIGGPPCPDFSIGGKNRGRLGDNGKLSASYVELICRNLPDFFLFENVKGLWRTTKHRLFFESLKKQLLEAGYILTERLINAIEYGVPQDRERIILIGFRNNFIKDIGIEIVSGNLLTERTFPWKNNILYPQENVFAYPWRKCDPFKENSIMPCPEDIPQELTVEYWFRKNNVLKHPNAENCFQPRGGITKFAAIYEGDDSKKSFKRLHRWRYSPTACYGNNEVHLHPYKIRRISVAEALAIQSLPENFVLPENMSLTNMFKTIGNGVPYLASKALAKTIIDFLGTGVKNAVNISNLTMPNVNLNTYTNSATSTKPISKIS; translated from the coding sequence ATGAGCGATCGCCCTTGTATTTTCTCCTTTTTTGCTGGTTCAGGATTCCTAGATTTAGGTTTTGAAAGTAGCGGTTTTAATATTGTTTACGTCAATGAAATTTTTTCACCATTCATGGCAGCATACCGTTATTCACGGCAGATTCTCAATCTGCCGTTGCCAGAATATGGGTATTATGACGGAGAAGCAGGAGATGTAACCCAACTTATTGAAGGTTTACAAATACAACATCTTTGCGAGTTAGTACAAGACTGCCGTAAATCTAATAATATTGTGGGTTTCATTGGCGGGCCTCCCTGTCCTGATTTTTCCATTGGCGGCAAAAATAGAGGACGTTTAGGAGATAATGGCAAGCTTTCCGCTTCTTATGTTGAATTAATTTGTCGCAATCTTCCAGATTTCTTTTTATTTGAGAACGTTAAGGGGTTGTGGAGAACGACAAAACACCGTTTATTTTTTGAATCACTCAAGAAACAATTACTAGAAGCAGGCTATATATTAACAGAACGGCTAATTAATGCTATCGAATATGGTGTACCCCAGGATAGAGAAAGAATTATTCTGATTGGTTTCAGAAATAACTTTATCAAGGATATAGGAATAGAAATCGTTAGTGGCAATTTACTCACTGAAAGAACTTTTCCTTGGAAAAATAACATCTTATATCCTCAAGAAAATGTTTTTGCTTACCCTTGGCGTAAGTGCGATCCATTCAAAGAAAATTCTATAATGCCTTGTCCTGAAGACATCCCTCAAGAATTAACAGTTGAATACTGGTTTAGAAAAAATAATGTACTAAAGCATCCTAATGCTGAAAACTGTTTTCAACCAAGGGGAGGCATAACAAAATTTGCTGCTATTTATGAAGGAGATGATTCTAAAAAGTCTTTTAAGCGACTTCACCGATGGCGTTACTCTCCAACAGCTTGTTATGGAAATAATGAAGTACATTTGCATCCCTATAAAATCCGGCGGATTTCTGTAGCGGAAGCTTTAGCTATCCAATCTTTGCCTGAAAATTTTGTCCTTCCAGAGAATATGTCGCTCACGAATATGTTTAAGACTATTGGTAATGGCGTACCATATTTAGCATCAAAAGCATTAGCTAAAACTATTATTGACTTCTTAGGAACTGGTGTAAAAAATGCTGTTAATATTTCTAACCTTACTATGCCTAATGTCAACTTAAACACTTATACTAATTCCGCAACATCTACAAAGCCGATCTCCAAAATAAGTTAG
- the deoC gene encoding deoxyribose-phosphate aldolase → MAADYPDIDIAPFIDHALLTPTATPEQVQQWCEEAYRFNFAAVCLYPAYVKQAVELLHGKNPKVCTVIGFPSGATTSAVKLYEAQEAADNGATELDVVMNLGWLKAGKTEEVHREIAEICEETGQTIKVILETNLLTDAEKKIAAEIAMEAGAAFLKTSTGWNGGATVADVRFLQELAKERVGIKAAGGIRTIEQALDLIVAGATRLGTSRGIDLIRQRDNLGKGE, encoded by the coding sequence ATGGCAGCAGACTATCCAGATATTGATATTGCGCCATTTATCGATCACGCCCTGTTAACGCCAACAGCTACTCCAGAGCAGGTTCAGCAGTGGTGTGAAGAAGCATACAGATTTAATTTTGCGGCCGTTTGCTTGTATCCTGCGTATGTCAAACAAGCAGTCGAACTCCTGCACGGCAAAAACCCGAAAGTGTGTACTGTTATTGGCTTTCCTTCTGGTGCGACGACTTCAGCAGTGAAACTCTATGAGGCTCAAGAAGCGGCGGATAATGGGGCCACTGAGCTAGATGTGGTAATGAATTTGGGCTGGTTGAAAGCTGGTAAAACTGAAGAAGTCCACCGCGAAATTGCCGAAATTTGTGAAGAGACTGGGCAAACTATCAAGGTAATTTTGGAAACCAATCTGCTGACAGATGCGGAGAAAAAAATAGCTGCTGAAATAGCTATGGAGGCGGGGGCAGCTTTCTTAAAAACTAGTACAGGTTGGAATGGTGGTGCAACAGTGGCAGATGTGCGATTTTTGCAGGAATTGGCAAAAGAAAGGGTGGGAATTAAAGCTGCGGGTGGTATCCGCACGATCGAGCAAGCTCTAGACTTAATCGTAGCGGGTGCTACTAGATTAGGCACATCTCGCGGTATCGATTTGATCCGCCAGCGCGATAACCTGGGAAAAGGTGAATAG
- the recO gene encoding DNA repair protein RecO encodes MSRTYKATGINLKTQVLGESDKIVTILTPEFGLIRAVAPGARKHNSSLGGRSGMFVVNELLIAKGRSLDKITQAQTLKTYPGLAKDLGKLAASQYLAEIVLSQALSEQPQEELYELFNEHLHRLEALSSANASGVLAHLAHGVFHLLALAGVTPQVQVCCLSGRSLKPDFADPNWQVGFSIPAGGTICLETRERLRKEGERGIGDPKFPMPHAQTVVVHRQEMPVISCRLGSMELALLQHLSQPEIMQIDGAKDHNWLSVEQILRQYAQYQLGRPIRSATLIDSYFAANHDATI; translated from the coding sequence ATGAGTAGAACCTACAAAGCAACCGGAATTAATCTTAAAACTCAGGTGCTGGGAGAATCAGATAAAATAGTGACGATTTTGACACCAGAATTCGGTCTGATTCGAGCAGTGGCTCCAGGGGCACGTAAACACAACTCCAGCTTGGGCGGCAGGAGTGGTATGTTTGTTGTGAATGAACTATTGATCGCGAAAGGGCGATCGCTTGATAAAATTACTCAAGCACAGACGTTAAAAACTTATCCTGGTTTAGCTAAAGATTTGGGAAAATTGGCTGCTAGCCAATATTTAGCAGAAATAGTCCTCTCTCAAGCTTTGAGCGAACAACCCCAAGAAGAACTTTATGAGTTGTTCAATGAACATCTCCATCGCTTAGAAGCCTTGTCTAGTGCAAATGCATCTGGTGTTTTAGCTCATCTGGCTCATGGGGTGTTTCACCTTTTAGCTTTAGCAGGAGTAACGCCGCAAGTGCAAGTATGCTGCTTATCTGGGCGCTCTCTCAAGCCAGACTTTGCAGACCCCAATTGGCAGGTAGGATTTAGCATACCTGCGGGAGGAACGATTTGCTTAGAAACTAGGGAACGTTTACGAAAAGAGGGAGAGAGAGGTATAGGAGACCCCAAGTTCCCCATGCCCCATGCCCAAACAGTTGTTGTACATCGGCAAGAAATGCCTGTGATTTCTTGCCGTCTAGGTTCTATGGAACTGGCTTTGCTTCAACATCTGTCACAACCAGAGATAATGCAAATTGATGGTGCTAAAGACCATAACTGGTTATCTGTTGAGCAGATTTTGCGCCAGTATGCTCAATATCAATTAGGTCGCCCTATTCGCTCTGCTACCTTGATCGACTCTTATTTTGCTGCCAACCATGATGCAACCATCTGA
- a CDS encoding MFS transporter — protein sequence MQPSDLDKKILPLSPSLAKKQNRVSDPTVRNHLSAVSKSTPSQINSQEISPKEVSKNDRNGTAQTPKTDVSSESEIQSEDKLTSAQADGNGQSLPVATTSEQEPPSLDGSGSGGEAITGNVKQQGFLPVLKNHNFLALWGGQVFSQLADKVYLVLMIALINTQFQASNQSISGWVSVLMMAFTIPAVLFGSVAGVFVDRWSKKAVLVATNIWRGILVLSIPFLLWLTHDWKPIGVLPVGFLIILGVTFLVSTLTQFFAPAEQAAIPLILEEQDLLSANSLYTTTMMASVIVGFAVGEPLLAIADRLWSQLGGSGSLGKELLVGGSYAIAGLILFLLATKEKHHHPDTEFPHVFSDLRDGFAYLKANHRVRNALLQLIILFSVFAALTVLAVRMAEIIPNMKASQFGFLLAAGGVGIAAGATILGQFGQRFSYTQLSLCGCMGMAASLIGLSIFTTQLWLILFLVALLGIFGALVGIPMQTAIQTETPPEMRGKVFGLQNNVINIALSLPLALAGVAETFVGLQAVFLGLAAIVFSGGILTWYNSHK from the coding sequence ATGCAACCATCTGATTTGGATAAAAAAATCCTGCCTTTGTCACCAAGCCTCGCCAAAAAACAGAATAGGGTATCAGATCCTACAGTCAGGAATCACTTGAGTGCCGTTTCAAAGTCTACACCTAGTCAAATCAATAGCCAAGAGATATCCCCAAAAGAGGTTTCTAAAAACGATCGCAATGGGACAGCCCAGACCCCAAAAACTGATGTTTCAAGTGAATCAGAAATACAATCTGAGGACAAGTTAACCTCTGCCCAAGCAGATGGAAATGGACAAAGTTTGCCAGTAGCTACTACCTCAGAACAAGAACCACCAAGCTTAGATGGATCTGGTTCAGGTGGAGAAGCTATTACAGGGAATGTAAAACAGCAAGGGTTTTTGCCTGTATTAAAAAACCACAATTTTCTGGCTCTTTGGGGCGGTCAAGTTTTCTCCCAACTAGCAGATAAAGTCTATTTGGTGCTGATGATTGCTTTGATTAATACTCAGTTTCAGGCTAGCAATCAGAGTATTAGTGGTTGGGTGTCAGTCTTGATGATGGCTTTTACGATTCCAGCCGTACTATTTGGTTCCGTTGCTGGCGTGTTTGTCGATCGCTGGTCAAAAAAGGCTGTGCTAGTAGCAACGAATATTTGGCGCGGTATCCTGGTTTTGTCAATTCCCTTTTTGTTGTGGTTGACTCATGACTGGAAACCCATAGGAGTGCTGCCAGTAGGTTTTTTGATCATCTTAGGTGTGACTTTTTTAGTTTCCACACTGACGCAGTTTTTTGCACCGGCAGAACAAGCAGCAATTCCCTTAATTTTAGAAGAACAGGATTTACTCTCGGCAAATTCGCTTTATACGACAACGATGATGGCATCGGTGATTGTTGGGTTTGCTGTTGGGGAACCGTTGTTAGCGATCGCAGATCGACTTTGGTCGCAACTTGGTGGTAGTGGTAGTTTGGGCAAAGAACTTTTAGTAGGTGGTAGTTATGCGATCGCTGGACTAATTTTATTCCTCCTGGCAACTAAAGAAAAACACCACCACCCAGATACAGAATTCCCTCACGTATTCTCCGATCTGCGAGATGGTTTTGCCTACCTCAAAGCAAATCATCGCGTCCGTAACGCTTTGCTTCAGCTAATTATCTTGTTTTCTGTGTTTGCAGCATTAACTGTTCTAGCCGTTCGCATGGCAGAAATAATTCCCAACATGAAAGCCTCCCAATTCGGCTTTTTACTAGCAGCTGGTGGTGTTGGCATTGCTGCTGGAGCAACAATTCTCGGTCAATTTGGTCAACGCTTCTCCTATACCCAGTTAAGTCTGTGCGGTTGTATGGGTATGGCAGCATCCCTGATTGGTCTGTCAATATTTACAACCCAACTATGGCTAATCCTTTTCCTGGTGGCGCTATTAGGTATCTTTGGGGCATTAGTGGGTATTCCCATGCAAACCGCAATCCAAACAGAAACCCCTCCAGAAATGCGTGGTAAAGTCTTTGGTTTACAAAACAATGTAATTAATATTGCCCTTTCCTTACCTTTGGCACTAGCAGGTGTTGCAGAAACCTTTGTAGGATTACAGGCAGTTTTTTTGGGATTAGCAGCTATCGTCTTTTCAGGAGGTATATTAACCTGGTATAACTCACATAAGTAG
- a CDS encoding glycosyltransferase family 4 protein, with protein sequence MRIAWIGKKSPFCGNVTYSREITNALLDRGHQVSFLHFAQEDSEPDNWPNLREVSLPFIYKSQVYTIPTFKATKLLTESLREIKPDVVHASLTLSPLDFFLPEICEELRLPLIATFHTPFAGKGAKLVSGTQLLAYQLYAPFLVNYDRVIVFSQIQRELLAGMGVREENIAVIPNGVDTVKYSPGFSQIKAEFKAERLFVYQGRIAPEKNVEALLRAWKQSAMSPGTKLLIVGDGPLKSSLEPFYGSEYGIIWLGFVADEDRRIEILRGADVFVLPSLVEGLSLSLLEGMSCGLACLATDVGADGEVLEKGAGVVISTKTARTQLKTLLPVLQDHPELTTLLGQKARQRVLDRYTLSKNITLLEELYKEVLAQRPLPLSRRA encoded by the coding sequence ATGCGTATAGCCTGGATTGGAAAAAAATCACCCTTTTGCGGCAATGTAACCTACAGTCGAGAAATTACAAATGCTTTGCTAGATAGGGGACATCAAGTTAGCTTTCTTCACTTTGCCCAGGAAGATTCTGAACCTGACAATTGGCCAAATCTTCGAGAGGTTTCTTTGCCTTTCATTTACAAGTCTCAGGTTTACACAATCCCCACTTTTAAAGCGACCAAACTTTTAACTGAGTCGTTGCGGGAAATCAAGCCAGATGTAGTCCATGCTTCCTTGACGTTATCTCCTCTAGACTTTTTTCTACCGGAAATCTGTGAGGAACTGAGATTACCTTTAATTGCCACTTTTCACACACCGTTTGCTGGCAAGGGGGCAAAGCTAGTATCGGGAACACAACTTTTGGCTTATCAGCTTTACGCACCTTTTTTAGTTAACTACGATCGCGTGATTGTATTTTCCCAAATTCAGCGAGAATTATTGGCAGGGATGGGCGTAAGGGAAGAAAATATTGCCGTAATTCCCAATGGTGTTGATACCGTTAAGTATTCTCCAGGATTTTCTCAAATCAAAGCGGAATTTAAAGCCGAACGCTTGTTTGTTTATCAAGGTCGAATAGCACCAGAGAAAAATGTCGAAGCGCTCCTTCGGGCTTGGAAGCAGTCGGCAATGAGTCCTGGTACGAAGTTATTAATTGTTGGCGACGGCCCTTTAAAGTCTTCTTTAGAGCCGTTTTATGGTTCAGAATACGGCATTATCTGGTTGGGATTTGTTGCTGATGAAGACCGACGCATTGAGATTTTGCGGGGCGCAGATGTATTTGTTTTGCCTTCATTGGTAGAGGGTTTGTCCCTATCTTTGTTAGAGGGAATGTCATGTGGGTTGGCTTGTTTAGCAACAGACGTGGGTGCAGATGGAGAAGTATTGGAAAAGGGCGCAGGTGTAGTTATTAGTACTAAAACAGCGCGAACGCAGTTAAAAACCCTTTTGCCTGTGTTGCAAGATCATCCAGAGTTAACAACCTTACTGGGGCAAAAAGCCAGACAGCGTGTATTAGACCGCTATACCCTCAGTAAAAATATTACTCTGCTGGAAGAACTTTATAAAGAAGTTTTAGCACAGCGACCTCTACCGCTAAGTCGTAGAGCGTAG
- a CDS encoding DUF29 domain-containing protein encodes MTAIIDIKTLYESNYLQWLEETIKCLKNRQLADVDYENLIEELEDLAKNEKRRVKSLLEQIIRHLLLYQYWDLEKPRNANHWAAEIISFRNQLNEDLSANLRNHLEDNFSIIYSNALDYVKAKTNLTNLPELSAYTLEQILDKNWLP; translated from the coding sequence ATGACTGCAATCATCGACATAAAAACATTATATGAATCCAATTACCTGCAATGGTTAGAGGAGACTATTAAATGTCTCAAAAATCGACAATTAGCAGACGTTGACTATGAAAACTTAATAGAAGAACTGGAAGATTTGGCTAAAAATGAAAAAAGGCGAGTAAAAAGTTTATTAGAACAGATTATTAGACATTTATTACTTTATCAATATTGGGATTTAGAAAAGCCAAGAAATGCTAATCATTGGGCTGCGGAAATTATTAGTTTTCGGAACCAACTAAATGAAGATTTAAGTGCCAATTTACGCAATCATTTAGAGGATAATTTCAGCATAATTTATAGCAATGCCTTAGATTATGTTAAAGCTAAAACGAATTTAACCAATTTACCTGAATTATCTGCTTATACCTTAGAGCAAATTTTGGATAAAAATTGGTTGCCTTAA
- a CDS encoding peptidase: MGKKTQHQIVNTLINLISRQLITALAFFLGTGLLIIFVNLQSSDGFTIIPKYVYSDSVISLSTPKPHPLPPTLAQWQDSTNSGDYFSQITTTQVGYLVWSQFPVRVYVELPKAISEKQAQVWVNSVLQGVQEWNTYLPLIIVEQPEIADITIARKVPPLQISPGSNIPRARSAQTTYELYTSNNVLSHRFTILLSPSQIGDYLIAATRHEFGHALGIWGHSPLQTDALYFSQVRNPSPISPRDVNTLKRVYEQPTSLGWSLVDNSNIN, encoded by the coding sequence ATGGGGAAAAAAACCCAACACCAAATAGTTAACACCCTAATAAATTTAATTTCACGGCAGTTAATTACAGCCCTTGCCTTTTTTCTTGGCACAGGGCTGTTAATCATTTTTGTTAATCTTCAGTCGAGTGATGGGTTTACAATAATACCAAAATATGTATATTCAGACTCAGTAATCTCTCTCTCCACCCCAAAACCCCATCCCTTACCGCCCACACTTGCACAGTGGCAAGATAGCACAAACAGTGGTGATTACTTTTCCCAAATCACAACAACCCAAGTAGGTTATTTAGTCTGGTCACAATTTCCCGTTCGAGTTTACGTAGAACTACCAAAAGCCATCAGCGAAAAACAAGCTCAAGTATGGGTTAACAGTGTCTTGCAAGGTGTACAGGAGTGGAATACTTATTTGCCTTTGATAATAGTCGAACAGCCAGAAATTGCTGATATTACGATCGCGCGAAAAGTGCCACCTCTACAAATTTCCCCTGGTAGCAATATACCTCGTGCGCGATCGGCACAAACTACTTACGAGTTATACACCAGCAACAATGTTTTATCTCACCGCTTCACTATCTTGCTAAGTCCCAGTCAAATAGGTGATTATCTCATTGCAGCTACCCGCCACGAATTTGGTCATGCGCTAGGAATTTGGGGTCATAGTCCGCTACAAACTGATGCTTTATACTTTTCCCAAGTTCGTAACCCGTCGCCTATTTCTCCCAGAGATGTAAATACTCTAAAACGGGTTTATGAACAGCCAACCAGTTTAGGATGGTCTTTAGTGGATAATTCAAATATTAATTGA
- the secG gene encoding preprotein translocase subunit SecG — protein sequence MTVTNIVQGIWAFSATGLIILVLLHSPKGDGIGAIGGQAQLFSSTKSAENTLNRITWALTVIFLGLTVVLSAGWLPK from the coding sequence ATGACAGTTACTAATATCGTGCAAGGTATTTGGGCGTTTTCCGCCACTGGTTTGATTATCTTGGTTTTACTGCATAGCCCCAAAGGTGATGGCATTGGAGCCATTGGTGGGCAAGCCCAGCTATTTAGCAGTACCAAAAGTGCAGAAAACACCTTAAACCGAATTACTTGGGCATTGACAGTAATTTTTCTCGGTCTAACAGTAGTTTTAAGTGCTGGTTGGCTGCCTAAATAA
- the gpmI gene encoding 2,3-bisphosphoglycerate-independent phosphoglycerate mutase → MTKAPVAPVVLVILDGWGYCEEKRGNAIVASKTPIMDSLWAAYPHTLIRTSGKAVGLPEGQMGNSEVGHLNIGAGRVVPQELVRISDAVEDGSIALNPALVKICQEVRSRNSKLHLVGLCSEGGVHSHITHLFGLLDLAKDQRIPEVCIHAITDGRDTAPTDGVRAIALLQDYIDRAGIGRIVTLSGRYYAMDRDRRWDRVKRAYDVMIQDGTGDNRTAVEILQASYAEGVKDEFVNPIRIAPGAIEPGDGVIFFNFRPDRSRQLTQALVSPTFNGFERQQITPLSFVTFTQYDSDLRVAVAFEPQNLSNILGEVIANHGLNQFRTAETEKYAHVTYFFNGGLEEPFVGEDRELVSSPMVATYDRAPAMSAVAVTDVAIAAIQKGTYSLVVINYANPDMVGHTGQIDATITAIETVDRCLGRLLESVIKVGGTTIITADHGNAEYMLDDGGNPWTAHTTNPVPLILVEGEKVKIPGYGTNVELRTDGKLSDIAPTILEILQLPQPPEMTGRSLLKTADYEMQRTRTPVQIGL, encoded by the coding sequence ATGACCAAAGCACCTGTTGCTCCTGTGGTGCTAGTCATTTTAGATGGATGGGGCTACTGCGAGGAAAAGCGAGGAAACGCTATTGTTGCTTCTAAAACTCCAATTATGGACAGTTTATGGGCAGCTTACCCGCATACACTCATCCGCACATCAGGAAAAGCCGTAGGGTTGCCAGAGGGTCAAATGGGCAACTCTGAAGTTGGTCATTTGAACATTGGTGCTGGGCGAGTGGTACCGCAAGAACTTGTACGCATCTCCGATGCGGTTGAAGACGGTTCTATTGCCTTAAACCCAGCCCTTGTCAAAATTTGCCAGGAAGTTCGTTCTCGGAATAGCAAGCTGCATCTAGTCGGGCTTTGTTCTGAGGGAGGGGTACATTCGCATATCACCCATCTATTCGGACTACTTGACTTAGCCAAAGACCAGCGAATTCCAGAAGTTTGTATTCACGCCATTACCGATGGCCGTGACACCGCCCCAACTGACGGGGTAAGAGCGATCGCACTGCTGCAAGATTATATAGACCGCGCCGGAATTGGACGCATAGTCACCCTTAGCGGTCGCTACTACGCGATGGATCGCGATCGTCGGTGGGATCGAGTAAAACGCGCCTACGACGTGATGATCCAAGATGGTACGGGTGATAATCGCACGGCTGTAGAAATCTTGCAAGCATCTTATGCCGAAGGGGTAAAAGATGAATTTGTCAACCCAATCCGAATTGCGCCAGGCGCAATAGAACCAGGGGATGGGGTGATATTTTTCAACTTCCGCCCCGATCGCTCCAGACAACTGACTCAAGCTTTAGTTAGTCCCACATTTAATGGTTTTGAAAGACAGCAAATCACACCCCTATCTTTTGTCACGTTTACACAGTACGATTCAGACTTACGTGTGGCTGTAGCCTTTGAGCCTCAGAATCTCAGTAACATTCTGGGAGAAGTCATAGCCAATCATGGTCTGAATCAGTTCCGCACCGCCGAAACAGAAAAATACGCCCACGTCACCTATTTCTTTAATGGGGGTCTGGAGGAACCTTTTGTCGGAGAAGATCGGGAATTAGTAAGCAGCCCAATGGTAGCTACTTACGATCGCGCCCCAGCCATGTCAGCAGTAGCAGTTACAGATGTTGCGATCGCTGCGATTCAAAAGGGTACGTATTCTCTAGTTGTGATTAACTATGCCAACCCAGATATGGTAGGGCATACTGGTCAAATCGACGCTACTATTACAGCAATTGAAACAGTCGATCGTTGTTTGGGTCGCCTATTAGAAAGCGTTATCAAAGTCGGTGGTACAACAATAATTACTGCCGATCATGGCAACGCTGAGTATATGCTAGATGATGGGGGTAATCCCTGGACAGCCCACACTACTAACCCAGTCCCCTTGATCTTGGTAGAAGGCGAGAAAGTCAAAATCCCTGGATATGGCACAAATGTCGAACTGCGAACCGATGGCAAGCTATCCGACATCGCCCCCACAATTCTAGAGATTTTACAGCTGCCTCAGCCACCAGAAATGACCGGGCGATCGCTGCTAAAAACAGCAGATTACGAGATGCAACGCACTCGCACCCCCGTGCAAATAGGGCTGTAA
- a CDS encoding ABC-F family ATP-binding cassette domain-containing protein: MLRLEHISKIYPTGEVLKDINWEVKPGDRIGLVGVNGAGKSTQLKIISGEIEPTAGEIIRPNSLHIAYLNQEFEVDPTRTVREEFWTVFQEANEVQLSLAHIPQEMETANPEELDRLIDKLDRLQRKFEALDGYNLDARIGKILPEMGFGLEDGDRLVSAFSGGWQMRMSLGKILLQKPDLLLLDEPTNHLDLETIEWLENYLRGLITPMVIVSHDREFLDRLCTQIVETERGVSASYLGNYSAYLEQKAESQSAQLSAYERQQKELEKQQTFVDRFRASATRSTQAKSREKQLDKIERIEAPVGGMRTLHFRFPPAPRSGREVVEIKDLTHLYGEKILFLSANLLIERGDRIAFLGPNGAGKSTLLRVIMGMEPPTEGSVQLGDHNVIPGYFEQNQAEALDLKKTVMETIHDEVPDWDNQEVRTLLGRFLFTGETVFKAVGALSGGEKARLALAKMLLRPMNLIILDEPTNHLDIPAKEMLEEALKNYDGTAIVVSHDRYFISQVANKIVEIRDGEFRVYLGDYHYYLQKIAEEKEQAKLAAIEAEKAAKKAAKASTKRK, encoded by the coding sequence ATGCTGCGATTAGAACATATAAGTAAAATTTATCCCACAGGCGAAGTTCTCAAAGATATCAACTGGGAAGTTAAACCAGGCGATCGCATTGGCTTAGTCGGTGTCAATGGTGCTGGAAAATCAACCCAGTTAAAGATCATTTCTGGGGAAATTGAACCCACCGCCGGCGAAATCATTCGTCCTAATAGCTTACATATAGCCTACCTTAACCAAGAGTTTGAAGTAGACCCCACCCGCACCGTTAGAGAAGAATTTTGGACTGTCTTCCAAGAAGCCAACGAAGTACAGTTATCTCTGGCGCATATACCGCAAGAGATGGAAACGGCTAACCCAGAGGAACTGGATCGACTGATCGACAAGTTGGATCGCTTGCAGCGCAAATTTGAAGCCTTAGATGGCTACAACTTAGACGCACGCATTGGGAAAATCTTACCAGAGATGGGGTTTGGACTAGAAGATGGCGATCGCCTCGTCAGTGCCTTCAGTGGTGGTTGGCAAATGCGGATGAGTTTAGGGAAAATTCTCCTGCAAAAACCCGACTTGTTGCTGCTGGATGAACCGACTAACCACCTAGATTTAGAAACCATTGAGTGGTTGGAAAATTACCTCAGAGGGCTGATTACGCCGATGGTAATAGTCTCCCATGACCGGGAGTTCCTTGACCGTCTCTGCACCCAAATTGTGGAAACTGAACGTGGCGTTTCTGCTAGCTACCTTGGTAACTACTCGGCATATTTGGAACAAAAAGCCGAAAGTCAATCAGCACAACTGAGTGCTTACGAACGCCAGCAGAAAGAATTAGAGAAACAGCAAACCTTTGTTGATAGATTTCGCGCCAGTGCTACCCGCAGTACCCAGGCGAAAAGCCGGGAAAAGCAACTCGACAAAATCGAGCGCATTGAAGCACCCGTTGGTGGTATGAGAACTCTCCACTTCCGTTTTCCCCCTGCACCCCGCAGTGGACGCGAAGTAGTGGAAATTAAAGATTTAACTCATCTTTATGGTGAGAAAATCCTATTTTTATCAGCAAATCTGCTAATTGAAAGAGGCGATCGCATTGCTTTTCTTGGCCCCAATGGTGCTGGAAAATCTACCCTTCTGCGCGTAATTATGGGTATGGAACCACCCACTGAAGGTAGTGTTCAATTAGGCGATCATAATGTTATCCCTGGTTACTTTGAGCAAAATCAAGCTGAAGCTTTGGATTTGAAGAAAACTGTCATGGAAACTATCCATGATGAAGTTCCAGACTGGGATAACCAAGAAGTCCGCACACTTCTAGGACGTTTCTTATTCACAGGTGAAACAGTATTTAAGGCAGTTGGGGCATTGAGTGGGGGAGAAAAAGCTCGTTTGGCGTTGGCAAAAATGCTCTTACGTCCCATGAATTTAATAATTTTAGATGAGCCGACAAACCACCTAGATATTCCAGCTAAAGAAATGCTGGAAGAAGCGCTCAAAAACTATGATGGAACGGCAATTGTAGTTTCCCACGATCGCTATTTTATTTCTCAAGTGGCAAATAAAATCGTCGAAATTCGAGACGGTGAATTCCGCGTTTACTTGGGAGACTATCATTACTATCTCCAGAAAATTGCCGAAGAAAAAGAACAAGCAAAGTTAGCTGCGATCGAAGCCGAAAAAGCTGCAAAAAAAGCTGCGAAGGCTTCCACCAAAAGGAAATAA